A genomic region of bacterium contains the following coding sequences:
- a CDS encoding dicarboxylate/amino acid:cation symporter, producing the protein MSTRKKVALHSKILIGLAVGMLFGILANLLGARNPVFNRFLNETLIKYITGPIGRIFLNLLFMTVVPLVFSTLTVGITNLGDMRRLGRIGMKTFAMFLVLTALSTLLGMSSVSLLKPGEGFDPATQVRLLETYRGEIAQRSESFKERGGFGVDTFINIIPRNPLAAMVNMDMLAVIFFALLFGAALTLVRSDKTALVTGALEVTSEAMIKIVGFAMSLAPIAVPALIFNVVARFGTDLLEKLLYFVLITLGGYLIFLFGVYTLLLFFVCRVRPLEFFRRIIPIMVTAFSTSSSNATLPTTLKESEERLGIPADIAGFVLPLGATMNMNGTALYEGVTVLFLAQVFGLHLSIGSMAIVVILSVLMAVGTAGIPGASLPMLMMVLNAVGVPPEGIAIILGMDRILDMGRTMLNVTGDVVTAAYVTRSEGLAPAGAGSVFMAS; encoded by the coding sequence ATGAGCACCAGGAAGAAAGTCGCGCTCCATTCAAAAATCCTCATCGGCCTCGCTGTCGGCATGCTCTTCGGTATCCTCGCGAACCTTCTCGGCGCCCGGAATCCCGTCTTCAATCGCTTCCTCAATGAGACGCTGATCAAATACATCACGGGGCCGATCGGCCGCATCTTCCTGAATCTGCTCTTCATGACCGTGGTCCCTCTGGTCTTCTCCACCCTTACCGTCGGCATCACCAACCTCGGCGATATGCGGCGGCTCGGGCGCATCGGCATGAAAACCTTCGCAATGTTTTTGGTGCTTACCGCCCTCAGCACCCTCCTAGGGATGAGTTCCGTCTCCCTGCTCAAGCCCGGAGAAGGATTCGATCCGGCCACCCAGGTACGCCTCCTGGAGACCTACCGCGGCGAGATTGCGCAAAGGAGTGAATCCTTCAAGGAGAGGGGCGGCTTTGGTGTCGATACCTTCATCAACATCATCCCACGCAATCCCCTGGCGGCCATGGTGAACATGGACATGCTCGCTGTAATCTTTTTTGCGCTGCTTTTCGGCGCGGCCCTGACCCTTGTCCGCTCGGATAAAACAGCGCTGGTGACAGGAGCACTGGAGGTGACCTCCGAGGCGATGATCAAAATCGTCGGGTTTGCGATGAGCCTGGCGCCCATCGCCGTTCCGGCCCTGATCTTCAATGTCGTCGCCCGCTTTGGCACGGATCTGCTCGAAAAACTGCTCTATTTCGTGCTCATCACCCTTGGCGGTTATCTGATCTTCCTCTTCGGGGTTTACACTCTCCTGTTGTTTTTCGTCTGCCGGGTCCGGCCGCTCGAGTTTTTCCGCCGCATCATCCCTATCATGGTAACGGCCTTCTCCACCAGCTCGAGCAACGCCACCCTGCCGACGACGCTGAAGGAATCCGAGGAGAGGCTGGGCATTCCCGCTGATATCGCTGGATTTGTCCTGCCCTTGGGCGCCACTATGAACATGAACGGCACGGCGCTCTATGAGGGCGTGACGGTGCTCTTTCTCGCCCAGGTTTTCGGCCTACACCTCAGCATCGGTTCCATGGCCATCGTGGTGATCCTCTCGGTGCTCATGGCGGTCGGGACCGCTGGCATTCCCGGCGCCTCGCTGCCGATGTTGATGATGGTCCTGAACGCGGTGGGTGTGCCCCCGGAAGGGATCGCCATCATTCTCGGCATGGACCGGATTCTCGACATGGGCAGGACAATGCTGAATGTGACCGGAGATGTCGTCACCGCCGCTTACGTCACCCGCTCGGAGGGGCTTGCGCCCGCGGGAGCCGGGAGCGTCTTCATGGCCTCCTGA
- the leuD gene encoding 3-isopropylmalate dehydratase small subunit, with amino-acid sequence MEKFSRLTSRCVIFPLANIDTDQIIPARFLKGTDKKGLGENLFYDWRYDQQGRPIPEVLLNRPEGKDAKILITGDNFGCGSSREHASWALADYGFRAVISSSFADIFRSNALKNGILPVVLAPFDLDRIMASLATHGDAELTIDLEAQIVTLPDGGRIGFDIDPFSKRCLLDGIDTLGYLLQREGAIAAFESSHPPRVQTRPA; translated from the coding sequence ATGGAAAAATTCAGCAGGCTGACCAGCCGCTGCGTCATCTTTCCGCTAGCGAATATCGACACCGACCAGATTATTCCGGCCCGTTTCCTCAAGGGAACGGACAAGAAGGGGTTGGGTGAGAACCTCTTTTATGACTGGCGCTATGACCAGCAGGGCCGACCGATCCCCGAGGTTCTGCTCAACCGGCCAGAGGGGAAAGACGCCAAAATCCTCATCACCGGCGACAATTTCGGCTGCGGCTCCAGCCGGGAACATGCATCCTGGGCGCTGGCGGACTATGGTTTCCGCGCTGTGATCAGCAGCAGCTTTGCTGATATCTTTCGCAGCAACGCCCTGAAAAACGGCATCCTCCCGGTGGTCCTTGCCCCCTTCGATCTCGACCGGATCATGGCCTCTCTCGCAACCCACGGGGACGCGGAGTTGACGATCGACCTGGAAGCGCAGATTGTGACGCTGCCGGACGGCGGCAGGATTGGATTTGATATCGATCCCTTCAGCAAACGCTGTCTTCTCGACGGCATCGACACCCTGGGGTATCTGCTGCAACGGGAGGGCGCGATCGCGGCCTTTGAGTCCAGCCATCCGCCGCGGGTGCAGACCCGCCCGGCTTGA
- the ilvD gene encoding dihydroxy-acid dehydratase has product MRSDLIKKGIDRAPHRGLLKASGLTDADMGKPFIGICNSYTDLIPGHVHLQTFGRKVKESVRQAGGVPFEFNTIGVDDGIAMGHAGMHFSLPSRELIADCVETMATAHSLDALICIPNCDKIVPGMAMAAARLNIPTLFISGGPMAKGYTAAGEAIDLISIFEGLGQYHAGQLSAAALKELEDRACPGCGSCAGMFTANSMNCLLEALGLALPGNGTRLAVDPRREELIARTGPTIMRLLELDRKPLDILTPSAFQNALILDLAMGGSTNTILHTLAIAHEAGVKIELAGLNALADRVPYLCKVSPAVKTVHIEDVDRAGGISAILRELSRIGGLLDLGAPTVTGQSLGDNIAASEILDDTVIRRLENPYTSRGGLAILFGNFAPLGAVIKTGAVAAAMWRHSGPARVFDGEEAALAAIHAGRIQAGDVVVIRYCGPKGGPGMPEMLSPTSAIMGMGLGESVALITDGRFSGGTRGACIGHVSPEAAARGPIAALQDGDLIEIDLHQRTLNARLEMAEIARRLDLLPPFQPKYTRGWLARYTQMVTSANTGAVLE; this is encoded by the coding sequence ATGAGATCGGACCTGATCAAAAAAGGCATCGACCGCGCCCCTCATCGGGGGCTGCTCAAAGCTTCCGGCCTGACCGATGCGGACATGGGCAAGCCTTTCATCGGTATCTGTAATTCCTACACCGATCTCATCCCGGGGCACGTCCATCTGCAGACCTTCGGCCGCAAGGTTAAAGAGTCGGTGCGCCAGGCCGGGGGGGTTCCCTTCGAATTCAACACCATCGGTGTGGACGACGGCATCGCCATGGGGCATGCCGGAATGCACTTCAGCCTGCCTTCGCGCGAATTGATCGCCGACTGTGTCGAGACCATGGCCACCGCTCATTCGCTCGATGCCCTGATCTGCATTCCAAATTGCGACAAGATCGTGCCCGGCATGGCGATGGCGGCGGCGCGCCTCAACATCCCGACCCTGTTCATCTCGGGCGGGCCGATGGCCAAGGGCTACACCGCTGCGGGTGAAGCGATCGACTTGATCTCCATTTTTGAGGGGCTCGGCCAATACCATGCGGGCCAGCTTTCAGCGGCGGCGCTCAAGGAACTCGAGGACCGCGCCTGTCCCGGCTGCGGCAGTTGCGCCGGAATGTTCACCGCCAACAGCATGAACTGCCTTCTGGAAGCCCTCGGACTGGCCTTGCCGGGCAATGGCACCCGCCTCGCGGTCGACCCGCGGCGCGAGGAACTGATCGCGCGTACCGGTCCGACCATCATGCGGCTGCTCGAACTGGACCGCAAGCCGCTCGACATCCTCACCCCTTCTGCTTTTCAGAATGCGCTGATCCTCGATCTGGCTATGGGCGGATCGACCAATACCATCCTGCACACCCTGGCGATCGCCCACGAGGCGGGGGTGAAAATCGAACTCGCCGGGCTCAATGCCCTGGCGGACCGGGTACCCTATCTCTGCAAGGTCTCGCCCGCGGTGAAGACGGTGCACATAGAGGACGTTGACCGCGCCGGCGGCATCTCCGCCATCCTGCGGGAGCTGAGCCGGATCGGCGGACTGCTCGATCTGGGTGCGCCGACGGTGACTGGCCAGAGCCTCGGTGATAACATCGCCGCATCGGAGATCCTCGATGATACGGTGATCCGCCGGCTTGAAAATCCTTACACCAGCCGGGGCGGCCTCGCCATCCTCTTTGGCAACTTTGCACCCCTCGGAGCGGTCATCAAGACCGGGGCAGTGGCGGCAGCGATGTGGCGCCACAGCGGACCGGCGCGGGTTTTCGATGGGGAGGAGGCGGCCCTCGCGGCTATCCATGCGGGCCGAATCCAGGCGGGCGACGTGGTGGTGATCCGCTACTGCGGACCCAAGGGCGGGCCGGGTATGCCCGAGATGCTCTCGCCGACCTCGGCGATCATGGGGATGGGGCTGGGCGAAAGCGTGGCCTTGATCACCGACGGCCGCTTCTCCGGCGGCACCCGCGGCGCCTGCATCGGCCATGTCAGCCCGGAGGCCGCCGCGCGCGGCCCGATCGCTGCCCTGCAAGACGGCGATCTCATCGAGATCGATTTGCACCAACGCACGCTCAACGCCCGGCTGGAGATGGCCGAGATCGCGAGACGGCTGGACCTGCTGCCGCCGTTCCAGCCCAAATATACCCGCGGCTGGCTGGCACGCTATACCCAGATGGTGACCTCCGCCAATACCGGCGCGGTGCTGGAGTAA
- a CDS encoding Gfo/Idh/MocA family oxidoreductase — protein sequence MEQTRRNFLKVTALGVAGMALGTSAKSYSRIMGANERLNFAIIGLHGRAYAHLDGVRFGENSAVTHVCDVDRRELDKFARIAEETAGAAPAKIADFRRILDDQAVDAITIATPEHWHAPMAIMGLQAGKHVYVEKPCSHNPREGELLVAAQQKFGMLVQMGNQQRSSRHTQEIIGRIHAGLIGRPYFGKAWYVNSRNSIGVGKTVPVPDYLDWELWQGPAPRRPYKDNIHPYNWHWFWHWGTGETLNNGTHEVDLCRWALQVDYPLRISAAGGRYHYQDDWEFYDTLVTTFEYPEAMISWESLSCQGKQNYNRGRGVTIHGTQGTVLIDRDGYQVYAPDDKLLEEFRLPTVNRTQDLLSRDELTNIHFQNFIDGIRKGTPINSPIAEGNKSVTILQLSNIAWKVKQTLDIDPKTGHVRGNKKAHALCEREYARGWELSLG from the coding sequence ATGGAACAGACACGCAGGAATTTTCTCAAGGTCACTGCACTGGGGGTTGCCGGCATGGCCCTGGGGACGAGTGCGAAAAGCTACAGCCGTATTATGGGCGCCAATGAGCGTCTGAATTTTGCCATCATCGGCCTGCATGGGCGTGCGTATGCCCATCTCGATGGGGTTCGCTTTGGCGAGAACAGCGCGGTTACTCATGTCTGCGATGTCGACCGCCGGGAGCTGGATAAATTCGCGCGGATCGCCGAGGAGACAGCCGGTGCCGCCCCGGCCAAAATCGCCGACTTTCGCCGGATCCTCGATGACCAGGCGGTCGATGCCATCACCATCGCCACACCGGAACACTGGCATGCCCCTATGGCCATCATGGGACTTCAGGCGGGAAAACACGTCTACGTCGAAAAACCCTGCAGTCACAATCCCCGTGAGGGCGAACTCCTGGTGGCCGCGCAGCAAAAATTCGGCATGCTGGTGCAGATGGGCAATCAACAGCGTTCCTCCCGGCATACCCAGGAGATCATCGGCCGGATCCACGCCGGTCTGATCGGGCGGCCCTATTTCGGCAAGGCCTGGTATGTCAACTCGCGCAACTCGATCGGCGTCGGTAAAACCGTGCCGGTGCCAGATTACCTGGATTGGGAATTGTGGCAGGGACCCGCACCCCGGCGGCCTTATAAGGACAACATCCATCCCTACAACTGGCACTGGTTCTGGCATTGGGGTACCGGCGAAACCCTCAACAACGGCACCCATGAAGTCGATCTCTGCCGCTGGGCCCTGCAGGTTGATTATCCCCTGCGGATCTCGGCTGCGGGTGGCCGCTACCATTACCAAGATGACTGGGAATTCTACGATACCCTGGTGACCACCTTCGAATACCCCGAGGCCATGATCAGCTGGGAGAGTCTGAGCTGCCAGGGCAAGCAGAACTATAACCGCGGACGCGGCGTGACCATCCATGGTACCCAGGGCACGGTGCTTATCGACCGCGATGGGTATCAGGTCTACGCCCCGGATGACAAACTGCTCGAGGAGTTCAGACTGCCGACGGTGAACCGGACTCAGGATCTGCTCAGCCGGGATGAATTGACCAACATCCATTTTCAGAATTTCATCGACGGCATTCGCAAGGGAACCCCGATCAACTCGCCGATTGCCGAAGGAAACAAGAGCGTGACCATTTTGCAGCTGTCCAACATCGCCTGGAAAGTGAAACAGACCCTGGACATCGACCCGAAGACGGGGCATGTCCGCGGGAACAAAAAGGCCCATGCCTTGTGCGAACGGGAATACGCCCGGGGCTGGGAGCTGTCGCTCGGTTGA
- a CDS encoding DUF1080 domain-containing protein: protein MKRTIGFVAMALLTLCTAAAGKDLWMDLFNGKNLKGWRVLNGDARYVVRDGTIVGISKLQTPNTFLATQNTYGDFILEYECRIDDGLNSGVQIRSLSLPEFQNGRVHGPQVELDPSARAWSGGLYDEARRGWLYNLECNPAGKAAFKAGAWNRFRVEAIGPSIRVWVNGIPTADILDDLATSGFIALQVHAIDGDSSMAGKEIAWRNLRIRTQDLEAARTPVTRAIAQVSYLTNQLSERERAEGWQLLWDGRTTAGWRGAKLDRFPDHGWKIENGVLEVEASDGDESHNGGDIVTIKSYANFELEVDFKFTKGANSGIKYFVDTNTNKGEGSAIGCEFQILDDEFHPDAKLGTAGNRTLASLYDLIPPEALRYAPNESSAKRVNPYGWNRARISVRGSNVSHYLNGIKQVEYQRGTQMWRALVARSKYAIWPDFGEAPSGHILLQDHGNQVFFRNIKIRELD from the coding sequence ATGAAAAGAACTATAGGGTTTGTGGCCATGGCGCTGCTGACGCTGTGCACAGCGGCGGCGGGGAAAGACCTATGGATGGATCTCTTTAATGGCAAGAATCTGAAGGGCTGGCGGGTGCTCAACGGGGATGCCAGGTACGTGGTGCGGGACGGCACAATCGTCGGCATCAGCAAACTGCAGACGCCGAATACCTTTCTGGCGACGCAGAACACCTACGGTGATTTCATCCTCGAATATGAATGTCGGATCGATGACGGCCTCAACTCCGGCGTGCAGATCCGCAGCCTTAGCCTGCCGGAATTCCAGAACGGCCGGGTCCATGGTCCGCAAGTCGAGCTCGATCCCTCCGCGCGCGCTTGGAGCGGCGGCCTATACGATGAAGCCCGGCGGGGCTGGCTCTACAATCTTGAATGCAATCCTGCCGGCAAGGCGGCGTTCAAAGCTGGGGCATGGAATCGCTTTCGCGTTGAGGCCATCGGCCCTTCCATCCGCGTTTGGGTCAACGGCATCCCCACCGCCGATATCCTCGATGACCTAGCCACCAGCGGCTTCATCGCTTTGCAGGTGCACGCCATCGATGGCGATTCGAGCATGGCGGGCAAGGAGATCGCCTGGCGCAACCTGCGCATCCGGACGCAAGATCTCGAAGCGGCCCGGACCCCGGTCACCCGCGCCATCGCGCAGGTCAGCTACCTCACCAATCAGCTGAGCGAGCGCGAACGGGCCGAGGGCTGGCAGCTGCTCTGGGACGGTCGGACGACCGCGGGATGGCGCGGTGCCAAACTCGACCGGTTCCCGGACCATGGCTGGAAGATTGAAAACGGCGTCCTCGAGGTGGAGGCGAGCGATGGCGACGAATCGCACAATGGCGGTGATATCGTCACCATCAAGTCATATGCCAATTTTGAGTTGGAAGTCGATTTCAAGTTCACCAAGGGTGCTAATAGCGGGATCAAGTATTTCGTCGACACCAACACCAACAAGGGGGAGGGTTCGGCGATCGGCTGTGAATTCCAGATCCTCGACGATGAGTTCCATCCCGATGCCAAACTCGGCACGGCCGGCAACCGTACCCTGGCCTCCCTGTACGATCTGATCCCTCCGGAAGCCCTGCGCTATGCCCCCAACGAAAGCAGCGCCAAGCGGGTGAACCCCTACGGCTGGAACCGGGCTCGTATCAGCGTTCGGGGTTCAAATGTCAGCCATTACCTGAACGGCATCAAGCAGGTCGAGTATCAGCGCGGGACGCAGATGTGGCGGGCGCTAGTCGCCCGCAGCAAATATGCCATCTGGCCCGATTTCGGCGAAGCGCCATCGGGGCATATCCTGCTGCAGGATCACGGCAATCAGGTCTTCTTCAGGAATATCAAGATCAGGGAACTGGATTGA
- the leuC gene encoding 3-isopropylmalate dehydratase large subunit, whose translation MRDRVPTTLFEKIWEDHVVSQEPEAPALLYIDLQLIHEVTSPQAFHGLREHGLPVRRPSQTVATMDHSIPTTAPGVPWRDPLAKAQLAQLERNCAEFGIPLYSADDPGRGIVHVIGPELGLTQPGMTIVCGDSHTATHGAFGALAFGIGTSEVEHVLATQTLLQNRPQTMEVRVEGTLQRGVTAKDLILALIARIGVGGGTGCVIEYTGSAIRGLDMEGRMTVCNMSIEAGARAGMIAADDVTFAYLEGRPFAPAGAAWEKCVREWRRLVSDPGARFDATVTLDAGALQPMITFGTNPAMGIAIDGVIPDPADLADQEKRLTLEKALRYMKLTPGEAIRGHKIDVVFIGSCTNGRISDLRAAASLLKGRKVAEGVRTLVVPGSQAVKRQAEAEGLDRIFLAAGAEWREPGCSMCIAMNGDELTAGQYAVSTSNRNFEGRQGKGGRTFLASPLTAAASAVCGCITDARGLA comes from the coding sequence ATGAGGGATCGAGTCCCCACTACCCTGTTTGAAAAGATCTGGGAAGATCATGTCGTCAGCCAGGAGCCCGAGGCTCCGGCCCTGCTCTATATCGATCTCCAGCTCATCCATGAGGTCACCTCACCGCAGGCCTTTCACGGGCTGCGCGAGCACGGCCTGCCGGTGCGCCGGCCCTCCCAGACCGTGGCGACCATGGACCATTCCATACCGACCACCGCTCCCGGGGTGCCGTGGCGCGATCCCCTCGCCAAAGCCCAGCTCGCCCAACTCGAGCGCAACTGCGCGGAATTCGGCATCCCGCTATACAGCGCCGATGATCCCGGACGCGGGATCGTCCATGTCATCGGACCCGAACTCGGACTCACCCAGCCGGGGATGACCATCGTCTGCGGTGACAGCCACACCGCCACGCACGGGGCCTTCGGTGCCCTGGCCTTCGGAATCGGCACCAGCGAGGTAGAACATGTCCTCGCCACCCAGACCCTGCTGCAGAACCGCCCGCAAACCATGGAGGTGCGAGTGGAAGGGACCCTGCAAAGGGGCGTTACCGCCAAGGACCTCATTCTGGCGCTGATCGCCCGCATCGGAGTGGGCGGTGGCACCGGCTGCGTCATCGAGTATACCGGCAGTGCCATCCGCGGCCTCGATATGGAGGGCCGGATGACGGTTTGCAACATGAGCATCGAGGCCGGAGCGCGCGCCGGAATGATCGCCGCGGATGACGTCACCTTTGCCTACCTGGAGGGCCGGCCTTTTGCCCCTGCAGGGGCAGCCTGGGAAAAATGCGTACGGGAATGGCGTCGGCTGGTCAGCGATCCTGGCGCCCGATTCGATGCGACCGTGACGCTCGACGCCGGAGCCCTCCAGCCGATGATTACCTTCGGCACCAACCCGGCCATGGGCATCGCCATCGACGGAGTCATCCCGGATCCTGCCGACCTGGCCGACCAAGAGAAGCGGCTGACTCTAGAAAAGGCTCTGCGCTATATGAAGTTAACCCCGGGCGAGGCGATCCGCGGACACAAGATCGACGTGGTCTTTATCGGATCCTGCACCAACGGGCGCATCAGCGACCTCCGTGCCGCCGCCAGTCTCCTCAAGGGCCGCAAGGTGGCGGAGGGGGTGCGCACCCTTGTGGTGCCCGGCTCACAGGCGGTCAAGCGCCAGGCCGAGGCAGAAGGGCTGGATCGCATTTTTCTCGCCGCCGGGGCCGAGTGGCGTGAACCGGGTTGCAGCATGTGCATCGCCATGAACGGCGATGAGCTCACCGCTGGACAATACGCGGTCAGCACCAGCAACCGCAATTTTGAAGGGCGCCAGGGCAAGGGGGGAAGGACCTTCCTCGCCAGCCCCCTGACCGCCGCCGCCAGCGCCGTTTGTGGCTGCATCACCGATGCGCGCGGACTGGCCTGA